ATGCGATGGTCAGCAAGCGCCCTGTGTCCTCGGGGGATGTCCCAATTTTGTTTGGTTAGCTTCGTAGAATAAGAAAGTTGCTAAGAGACAGAACCAAATAATATGAATTCTATGTTGAGAATCAACAGAGCTTCTAGTATCAATGCACCAAATAAAAGTGGAACGAGCGGAAGTAAAAAGGGCGCCAATAAAAGGATACCAACAAATTGCAATCCTAATGCGCCACCTACCAAATAGAATAACGGCTCGTTGAGCCCCAGCTGGAGTACGAGGGCACCGAGCGGGGTCGAGGCCGCACTCGGTGTCAAGGGCTGCAACGACGCGACATTGGCGGCCTCTGCGCTGGCATACGCGCCCGCACTCGCAGTCAGGTGCTGGGCAAACTGCTCATAACACGCCGTTGTTTCCCCGGCCAGCTTCTGATACTCCTGGCCGTAACCCGACAACAGGTGCGCGATACTGGTCGACACCTCATCGGCGGCCGCGGGCACCAGCGCGACAGTCGGGCCCGCCGCCGTCATGTGCGCCGCGTTGAGCGTCTCACCAATAGCGGTTAAGTCCGTTGCTGCCTGGGCCATCAGCTCCGGCACCGCGATCACAGCAGACATCTGTCCCACCTCCCTCCGTGGAAGCGAGCAAGTATTGCGCAATTCAGTCTCACCCGAAACAACGGGGCGGGCTTAAGTAATCGACTACTTAGAAAGGACTTTCTAGCTGCAAGCCTCGGCGAGCGTGGCACTCGTGCCCGCGGCAATTGGTTTGAGATACGGGACGTGGTCCGACGCCCAACGATTCCTTAGCCTTTACGATGCCTCAGTCAGTGGTGTGGACGATCAGCACGTCGGTCTTGGCCCTGCGGGAGACCTCGGATGGGACTGCTCCCAGCAGCCGCCCCGCGACCTTGCTAAGCCCGACGTTGCCGACGACCAGCAGGTCGGCATGGGCCTCCTCGGCTAGGTGCACCAGCGCGTCGACCGGATGGCCGACGATCGACTCCTCCACCACCTTGTTGGCTCCGGCTTTGTACGCCCGCTCGCTGGCGTCCCGCAGGATCGAGCGGAAGGGGGTTTCGCCGACCATCCGGTAGTCCGCGCCATGGTCGCTTCCCGGCGGAATGGCGTAGCGGCCCTTTTCCTCGCGGACGGGGGCGTGCGCCGT
This genomic stretch from Mycobacterium paragordonae harbors:
- a CDS encoding universal stress protein encodes the protein MSAYRTIVVGTDGSYTSMRAVERAAAIAADHGAHLIVATAHAPVREEKGRYAIPPGSDHGADYRMVGETPFRSILRDASERAYKAGANKVVEESIVGHPVDALVHLAEEAHADLLVVGNVGLSKVAGRLLGAVPSEVSRRAKTDVLIVHTTD
- a CDS encoding PE family protein; this translates as MSAVIAVPELMAQAATDLTAIGETLNAAHMTAAGPTVALVPAAADEVSTSIAHLLSGYGQEYQKLAGETTACYEQFAQHLTASAGAYASAEAANVASLQPLTPSAASTPLGALVLQLGLNEPLFYLVGGALGLQFVGILLLAPFLLPLVPLLFGALILEALLILNIEFILFGSVS